The window GATAACAATAAAAAAAATTCCACAATGGTTTATTAAGATAAGACATTATGCCGAATCTTTATATCAAGATTTGAAAAAATTAACTCATTGGCCTGAAAATGTAAAAAATATGCAACGAAATTGGATTGGTCGAATAAAGGGATTTGAAATAAAATTAAATATTTTTAAAAGTTGTCAAAAAATAAAAGCATTTACGAATAGATTAGATCTTATAATGGGAGTCACATATATTTCAATATCTATTTGCCATAAGTTATCTCTTGGTTTATCTAAAAAAAATGAAGTTATTAAAAAATTTATAAAAAAATATCAATATATCTCACAAGAAGAACTAAAAACTGTTAAATATTTAGGAATTAATACAAATCTATTTGTTATTCATCCTATTACAGAAAAAAAAATACCCATTTGGATTTCAAATGTTACTCTAAAAGAATATGGTACAAATGCAGTTCTATCTATTCCTGGACATAATGAACACGATTGGAATTTTGCAGTCAAAAATAATCTTAAAATCAAATATGTTGTTCTAAATCCTAATTATAAAAAATATAATTCATATAGTTCTTTTATAGACATAAAAGGAACGTTATTTAATTCAAAAGAATTTAATGGATTAAATTTTAAAGACAGTAGTATAAGAATAAAAAATATATTGTTTCAAAAGAAAATATTAAAAGAAAAAATCAATTATAAATTACAAGACTGGTGTGTATCAAGACAGCGCTATTGGGGAGCCCCTATTCCAATGGCAACATTAAAAAATGGAAAAATATTATCAATACCAGAAGATAAAATACCTGTAGTTTTACCAACAATCGAAAAAAATATAGATTCATTTAAAAAGTCTATTAGTCCTGATTCTGATTGGGCTAAAATTTTTATCAACAATCAAAGTGCTATTAGAGAAACAGATACCTTTGACACTTTTATGGAATCATCTTGGTACTATGCAAGGTATACTTGTCCAAATTTTAATACAGGCATGATTGATTCGATAGCATCAAAATATTGGCTACCTGTAGATCAATATATTGGTGGAATAGAGCATGCAATTATGCATTTAATGTATTTTAGATTTTATCATAAATTACTGCGCGATTTTAAATTAGTCGATTCGGATGAACCTGTAAAAAATTTATTATGTCAGGGTATGGTTCTTTCTGAAGCTTTTTATGAAATTGATAAAAACTTACAACGTAATTGGATTCACTCGTCATCCGTCTTAATAAAACGCAATTCAAAAGGAGAAATTATTAAATCATACAATAAAAAAGGAAAAGAATTATTTTATGCAGGAATGATTAAAATGTCCAAATCAAAAAATAATGGAATTGAACCAGAATTAATGATCGAACGTTATGGAGCTGATACAATTCGTTTATTTATCATGTTTTCTGCTCCTGTAGAATCTTCATTAGAATGGAAAGAATCTGGTGTGAAAGGAGTACATCGTTTTTTAAAAAAACTTTGGAAAATAATATATAATTATATCAATATAAAAAATACGCATTATAAAATGAATTTTAATCTTTTAAATGATCAACAAAGTCATTTGCGTTACCAATTACATAAAACTATTGCCAAAGTTACTGACGATATAAGTCGTCGAAAAACATTTAATACTGCTATTTCTGCAATTATGGAATTAGTAAATGAATTAGCAAAAGCTCCAATACAAGAAGAACAAGATAAATCTATTATACGAGAATCTTTAATTTGTATAATTAAAATGCTCTACCCATTTACACCTCATTTTTGTTTTTCTGTTTGGAAATATTTTTATGAAAATAAAACCATTGATAATGAAAAATGGCCTATCTTTGAAGAAAATATTTTATTGAAAAAATATGATATCATTATTGCTCAAATTAACGGGAAAACACGGTGCACTATAAAAATACCTAATGACTTAAATAAAGAGGAAATAGTTTTAAAAATAAAAAGTGAGCCTGCAATAAAAAAATATTTAAAAAATGTTGATATAAAAAAAATAATATATATTCCTAAAAAAATAATAAATTTTGTAATATAAAATTAAAATATATTTTTAAAGATGTTACTATTGCTTATATGAAAAGTATAAATCCATATGAACTAAAAAAAAAATTAATAAAAAAAATAAATCATTTGTATATTTTGTTAGGGGAAGATATTTTTTTATTAGAAAGAAATCAAGATTTAATATTACATTATGCATATCAAAAAGGATTTTTAGAAAAAGCTATAATTAATATAGAAAAAGATGTAGATTATAAAAAAATTAATCTTTTCTATAAAAATAGAAGTCTATTTTTTAAAAAAACAACCCTGATAATTAATTTTATTGTAAAAAAATTAAATGTCTTTATAATTGAAAATATTTATAAAACATTATCTTTATTAGATTTAGATATTTTAATAATATTAAAATTTAATCATTTATCTTGTTTTATCAAAAAAAATAAATTAATTAATAACTTTAAAAAATTTCATGTAGTTTCTTGCTTTACACCATATAATTTACATTTCGTGAATTGGATTAAATATGAAATACGAGAAAAAAATATAAATATAGAAGAAAAGGCATTTTCTCTATTATGCAAATATTATGAAGGAAATACTTTATTTATATATAAAATTCTAGATATATTATATCTAACATGGCCTAAAACTTTTATTACAACGGAAAAAATAAAAAAAATTATTATTGATTTTTTTGATTTATCTCCATTACACTGGATTAATTCTATCTTTCAAGG is drawn from Buchnera aphidicola (Macrosiphum gaurae) and contains these coding sequences:
- the leuS gene encoding leucine--tRNA ligase, whose product is MEQEYLPKKIELYVQEYWKKNKTFEVKEDLKKEKYYCLPMLPYPSGKLHMGHVRNYTISDVIARYQRMIGKNVLQPMGWDAFGLPAEEAAIKNNTSPLSWTEKNIKYMKKQLQSLGFSYDWSREITTCNVEYYRWEQWFFIKLYKKKLVYKKNSLVNWCSYDKTVLANEQVVDGCCWRCQNQITIKKIPQWFIKIRHYAESLYQDLKKLTHWPENVKNMQRNWIGRIKGFEIKLNIFKSCQKIKAFTNRLDLIMGVTYISISICHKLSLGLSKKNEVIKKFIKKYQYISQEELKTVKYLGINTNLFVIHPITEKKIPIWISNVTLKEYGTNAVLSIPGHNEHDWNFAVKNNLKIKYVVLNPNYKKYNSYSSFIDIKGTLFNSKEFNGLNFKDSSIRIKNILFQKKILKEKINYKLQDWCVSRQRYWGAPIPMATLKNGKILSIPEDKIPVVLPTIEKNIDSFKKSISPDSDWAKIFINNQSAIRETDTFDTFMESSWYYARYTCPNFNTGMIDSIASKYWLPVDQYIGGIEHAIMHLMYFRFYHKLLRDFKLVDSDEPVKNLLCQGMVLSEAFYEIDKNLQRNWIHSSSVLIKRNSKGEIIKSYNKKGKELFYAGMIKMSKSKNNGIEPELMIERYGADTIRLFIMFSAPVESSLEWKESGVKGVHRFLKKLWKIIYNYINIKNTHYKMNFNLLNDQQSHLRYQLHKTIAKVTDDISRRKTFNTAISAIMELVNELAKAPIQEEQDKSIIRESLICIIKMLYPFTPHFCFSVWKYFYENKTIDNEKWPIFEENILLKKYDIIIAQINGKTRCTIKIPNDLNKEEIVLKIKSEPAIKKYLKNVDIKKIIYIPKKIINFVI
- the holA gene encoding DNA polymerase III subunit delta encodes the protein MKSINPYELKKKLIKKINHLYILLGEDIFLLERNQDLILHYAYQKGFLEKAIINIEKDVDYKKINLFYKNRSLFFKKTTLIINFIVKKLNVFIIENIYKTLSLLDLDILIILKFNHLSCFIKKNKLINNFKKFHVVSCFTPYNLHFVNWIKYEIREKNINIEEKAFSLLCKYYEGNTLFIYKILDILYLTWPKTFITTEKIKKIIIDFFDLSPLHWINSIFQGQIEKAIYILNIFYKKKYNHLILVRALQKDLLTLIYIKREKKINLHIQLKQHNIWHTRYKFFINALEKINNNSLLKAVQMLVKIEINIKKKYNNNIWNQLQELTLILCK